From the genome of Triticum aestivum cultivar Chinese Spring chromosome 1A, IWGSC CS RefSeq v2.1, whole genome shotgun sequence:
GTGCTTCACCCTCCATGACTTGACTTGTATGTAGCCAACTGTCAAGGTCCCCGTTGCGCATGAACTCATACACCAAAGCTTTGAAATCATTTCCTTGGTGGTCAACACTTGTGCACACCGTAATGATCTTTACAAGATTCCGATGACGCATGCTTCTCAAGGCATGACATTCGCGCAGGAAACTTCCCTCGGCCCCTTGTTGCAAAAGGTTCAGCACCTTTATTGCAACCTCCCTGTTGTGCAAAGTTGCTCTGTACACAGCTCCAAAACTTCCCGTCCCAACAAGACTATCTGGAGAGAAATGGTTCGTTGCTCTCTGTAGATCAAGGAATGAGACTTGCCAATGATTATCCTCTGAAAGTGGTTGCAGCCCCTCCCCCTGTTGCCTTTTAGAGCACCGGCACATGCCATATAGGAAGAGCATAACAAATATTGATAATGCTCCGAAAACAGTGCATATGATGATGAGCAAATATCTCCTTGGTGTATGCTTCTTACCATCGGATGATTTGGGAGTGCAGTGTGGGAGATGTAACTGTGGAATACCACCGCACACCTGATTGCCGGCCAAGAAGATTCTACTTGCATTGCTAAAGACACCACTTACTGGAATGGGACCGTCAAGGTTGTTGTAGGAGATATTCATGTAAACCAAGAAGGGCAAGGAGTCAAAGAAAGTTGGAATTTGTCCAGTCAAGTTGTTTCCTGAAAGATCTACTTCTTGTATCCCTTTCAAGCTACCAAGTGATAGGGGGATGCGACCAGTGAGGATGTTATTTTGGAGACCAAGACTGGCAAGCTCAGTACATTTTCCAAGAGGTGAGGGAATCTCTCCTGATAGTTTATTGTTTGAAAAATCGAGCTGCACCAGGTTTATTAAACTTCCTATCTCAAATGGGATTTGACCATGAAGAAAGTTATGAGAAAGATCCAGTTTCTTGGTTAAAGAGGTGAGGCTGACTAGTTGTGTTGGTATAGTACCTCTCAGTTGGTTGTGTGATAAGTCTAGACTGGCCATGCGGTCCAGCCATCCAAAACTTGTAGGAATGGATCCCATCAAGTTATTGTGAGAAAGGACAAGACGGAACAGGCGTGTGAGGTTACCAATTGTAGAAGGGATTAGTCCCTGAATGTTGTTCCCGAATAATTCTAGGACTTGAAGGTCGTGAAGCTCCCCAATTGTTTCCGGTATTGTGCCGGTTAACAAGTTGCCACCAATTTGGAAGTTGGTAAGTTTCTCAAGCTTTGTGATATCTGGAGAGATTTCGCCATATATGCTGTTACCCTCGAGATACATCATCTCAATTGAAGATAGATTCGCAATGGATGGTGGAAATGGACCCCGGAAACGCTTAGAGGATAGGGCCAGTGCGAAAAGCTGAGTGCAGTTTGCTAAGGATGCCAGTAGGTCCCAATCCTTTTGCCAACTTGCTTCTAGTAGCTGGTTATTCTCTAGTGCCAGCACCTCGAGGTTTCTCAAGCTGCCAATGTTGAGTGGCACAGATCCATGGAGCTGATTGTTGGCAAGTTCAATCATTACGAGTTGAGAAGCATTTCCTAATGAGCCGGGAATCCTTCCATGGAAATTGCAAGAATAGAGCAACAAAAACTCGAGGTTTGGGAGAGTAGATCCAACATCATTCGGGATAACACCAGACAAATCATTGTGACTCAGCTGGATCTGTCTGATTGAAGACAAGTTAAAGATGGATGCCGGGATGGTGCCCGAGAGCTCATTGAAGGCTAAATGGAGATACCGCAACTTGGTCATTTGTCCAAAGGATTCTGGTATCTCGCCTACTAATCTGTTTCTACCCATGCTCAAAATCACTAGAGATGTAAGGTTTCCAAGAGAGCAAGGGATGGTGCCCACGATATTGTTGGTGTAGAGGCGAAGCTTCTTGAGGTTGGAGAGAGAGGCGAGGCCAAGTAGCAGTGGATGAGCTTGGCCGGTGAGGTTGTTGACGCCAACGTCCAAGACCTCGAGGTGGCGACAGTGGCTCAAGTTGGCGGGGATCTCTCCCACCAGGCTGTTGCGCCCCAGAAGTAGTGCACGAAGTCTGGAGGAGCGCGTGAGGGACGAAGGGATCTCACCTTGCAGGTTGTTGTCGCTAAGGTCAAGCTCGGAGAGGCGACGCAGGGAGCCGAGCTCCCGTGGGATGGTGCCGGCGAGGAGGTTGCCTGACAGGTTGAGCGTGCGGAGGAAGGTCAGGTTGGCGAGGTAGGGGGACACCGTGCCGGACAGGCCGGAGGACGTGAGCTCCACGCTGGTGACGCGGCGAGGGTGCCGGAGCGAGTGGCACCCCACGCCCCGCCAGCCTCCGCAGGGGTCGCTGGTGTTCACCCACGAGGAGAGCGCCCCCTCCGGGTCGCCGTTGATGAGGGCCTTGAAGGAGAGGAGAGCTCGCAAGTCGTCGTCTGTGGTGGCGTTCATCGTCGTCGCCGGTGCAGCGCCTGTGCATCGGCATGGTGAGGCGAGTAGTAGCACTAGCAGGACGGGGGCAGTGACAAGCCTCCAATGGTTTCTTCTTCTAGCCGCTGCCATGGCGCCGGCCGGCCCTTGTGCGGCTAGCTAGCTCTAGCTCTAGCTCCTCTTGTATGTGGCTGATTGGTGTAGtgtcacaagatcaagatggacgactactactactactccctccgttcacttttgtaagtcctCTCAGACAGCTCAAAATAGGCTGTTTtgtacattgtctgaaatgtcttcaaggtcttataaaagtgaacagagggagtagtatatatggGCTTGGTTTGTAGCGGAGGTGAGCTACTACAAGCCGTTCAAGGCTTCAAGCACGCAGGAAGCTTCACTCCAATTTCTGGGAAACTGTCAAGGAGGGAGCTGGCTGCCGTATGAAAGGGCTTTCTTTTTTACTGATAAAAAGAGCTTTTATTAACTCAACGATGTAGCATCAGGTGGATACAAAGTATGATGAGCAACATCCAGCCTCTACATAGTGAAGATGCACCCACCCAACTCTAACAGTCTGACATAGATAAAACAACAAGATGATGCCATACGCCTATGTAAAAATAGGTGGTGGACCGATTCGAAAATTATGCTGCAACACACATGTAAGTATGAACCTCCATGACAACTGGCTCCAACAGTATGAAAGGGATGGAACTGACTCACCTACTAGATCACTCATAGTTAGTAGCATAGTTCACACAGACACAGTCACTGCAGAATAGCATGATTGCATTGGATGCAATGCACATAATCAATGTGTTCACAGCTCACTCATTCAAAGTCCTTGTCAATAATAGTACTACTATAGTACTGCAGTTGTCTCATGATGCTGCTCATATTTGCCTTGCCTTCAAAACTATATCACATTGGATTCGTTCGTTCATGATGCTAGTCCTAGCAGAGCGGGTGGAGTGTCATTGAAGATACTATTAATTTCTTTCCTGTGTTGATGGGGCAAGAATAGATTGGCCGGGGCATGCACGTCAATCTCGTCATGTGGATGGCCAGAAATCATTATCAGCTGACTCTAAACGGGAATGCGAGGGCGTACGCTGAGCCCACATGGTACTACCtttgtctaggtgaataagtcattcgtgtagttctaggtcatcgatttgaggaattaaatatgtgttatatgtcatgaaaagtatatcactagatttctacacggatgtagtttctaaatattttttttgtcacatataatacatatttagatagttaaatcgacGACCTAGAACtatgcgaatgacttattcaccgagacggaggtagtaccaGACTTCTGCTCCTTGCATGTTTTCACCTCCCATAAATGCTGAAGTACGACGCTGGCTTGTGGGCCACTAAAAATGGAAAGTGACTGCTTAGGAGAAATGTTGGGGCCGCGTACAATCGAAATGTAATAGATGTCAAGAATTAAATATTATGACAAAATCCCTTAATGATAAGTATCCTAGCTTACCTGCAATGGTCGGAACTGACATGAGTGATTTGTTTTTAAGAACTTGTTTGAAATAGTCCTAGCAAGGGTAAGTGGTTGGAAGAAAAAGAAATTGTCTATGGGTGGGAAAGAAACTCTTTTGAAGGTAGCCGCTCAATCCATACCTGTGTTTGTGATGACAATATTCTTTTTTTCGGCGATGACACCATTGATGATTCCTAGAAACATTTGCAGAGGAGTTACATATGCTATTTCGCATCTGTTGTGTGGAGTTGATGACGACCATCGATAGATGCACTGGCTTGCTTGGTGGAAACTTCGTATACCAAAGGATGGGCTTTCTGATCTTCCCACTTTTAATACGGCCATGTTGGCAAATCAGTGCTGGAGGCCTTTAAAGAATCCATCCTCTTTGTGCGCCCAGGTTCTCATATCGAGGTACTACCCAGCTCGTAATATTTTGAAAGCAAATCTTAAGTCTGGAAGCATGGACCAAAGTGTTATATACGGAATGCACGCATTTAATTGAGGGTGTATTTGAAGAGTATGAGATGTATTATTTTCGGCACGGTGACCAAGTCACATAATTATAAATATGTTAGGACGAAATTACCCTAGACCAATTTAttggttagtggcaagtaaatcagtaACTCCAGGAAAGTAATATATACATGCAATCGGCAGAGAGATAGTTTCCTACTTTTGCTACAAGAAGAGATACAGACAATCAGAAAAGAGATACTTTCCTTATTTCTGGAGGACTAACAAGGGAATTATGAGAAACTAGTGTTTCTGTTAAACGCAACAGTGTATTAGTGTAGAAGAGCAGCACAGGTGCATCATATGAAATTATATGATGTAAATTTCCTTGGAATGATGGCTTTTTTCTAAGCGATGTATgggtgttgtggttgcaaatgcaCGTCAATTttctttcccgttgcaacgcatgggcatatgtCCTAGTAACAAACTATAACACTTATTACATCATCAATCAGGAGCGGCACAAATCAATAATTAACCATATCACTTTAAATTTGAGTGCCCACCAGTTGAACTTCTATTGATAGCCTTCGTCATTTTCCTGGCCCAAATAATTGTATCGTCTTGTGTGGTGCTCGATCTCTTAACACATCGCCACGAGTAGGCACCATTTTCCCCACATCCTTTGGTGTTCCCATCAAAATTTCTAATAAAACCTTGGCCATGTGAGGAATATCAGCTCGTCGGTACTTAACTTCTATTGACTCCAACTTCTTGCCGTGAGCGAGTATTGGTCTACAGTGTATGGAACATGATCTCCTCAATTCTGCTTTCCATTTCCCTCTATTAGGTGGGTCTAGAGACTGTTCTTGCACAATGATTAGTGCATATTAGATTAAATGTCTGGCAACAAATGAACAAAATGGTACGTATAATTTTTTTGGAAAGGACAATATAGAATTTCACACAGTATTCTGCATGTAATAAAAACTATACTGTTGGCCTGCTATAGAAATACTTGATAAGTACATCATATTTTGACTTAGGGAAAACTAGAATGTGTTTACAATTTGGAACGAGGGAGTACTTTTCAAATGTTTTTAGATATGATACTTCCGACCATTGCATTATGACTTTATACTAAGTTAACATTGCGAAAGAATCGATAATAAACTTACTGAGATAATGCAAATCAATTTTGGACCTCGTATTTGTTATAATGTGACAACTTGGACTGTTTTCAATTTTGGAAGTTTGAACCACATTTTTTAACAGGATATTCACTTTGAACCAAATTCGAGATTTTGATTCAATATAAGAAATCATAGCCACTTTGAATAAAACCAACAGGTGCTTATGATATGTTATTATCTATATATAGGTTATGACTACTTATGATTTGTTATATTACAACTAAATACGGAATGTGGGTTAAAGTGAAAACAGGGGAACCAAGTCGACATACAGTGTAACAAACACGTGATCCAAATGGAGTTTTATCCAAATTTGTAAATAATCAACATCAAATGCTTTAAATAAATGTACTGCCAGGCTACTTGTTCTAGAACATGATGAAATGAACATGAGTACCTTGCAGCGGTGCAGCCTAAGCCCCTCCAGATTAGGGGCGTTGCGAAGGATGATGGTCAGTGCGAAGAAGTTGGCTCCAACATCACACCCATCTAGAAGCAAGGTTCTCAAGCTTTGCATTAGTGGGAATTCTTGCGATTTCCAGCGTAACAACGCCTAATTTATTATACAGTATTAACAACAGAATCATCAGTGTGTATTAACTTTAAAGtattaaatagcccgctatagcatTTGGAGGGGCATCACGTTAATTAAAAGGCATCATGTACGTACAATCTAACAGCTTTAGCAGGCTATAGCCTCAATTAGGTGCTATAAATTGAGGCTGCCATGGTTGTGAGAGATAATCATATATAGAATGCGTATGTACAATTGGGACATAGTTACATACCATGGTTGTGAAGCCGGACAAAACCAGATTTCTGACATTGGGTAGTTGGAGCAGGAGGTGGTACATGGATTTCAAGAAACGGCGCTTGTATTTAGTCACCGGTTGGCCGAGCCCTAGTAGTTCCTCGCCGTCGGTGTCTGATATACACAAGGACGCTTGGACGACGTTGTTTTCTGGTGGAGCAATTGCTACCGGGTAGCCATGGGTGCTGCCGAAGGGAAGCACGAGGCgcagcgaggcgaggcgaggcagcACGAGGAGGAGAGGGGCGCTTCTGTAGTCGTGGTGGGTGAGGACAATGGCGAGCGTCTTGAGCGTGGGCGACGCGATGGTGTGGCAACAGCAGACGCAGCTCTCGACGTGCAGGCTCTCGAGCACCGGGCACCGGTCCCTGATCTGCTCCGCGAAGTCGTCTGCCAGGCTGAGGCCGAAGAGCCGCAAGGTGGTGAGGCGGGAGGTGATGTCGGCGCATGCGGGGTCCAGGCTGAAGCTCAGGAAGGGCGGCAGGTTCATGGCGCTGCCGTAGGCGTAGTGGACGTCGACTGCCGCCGGGCGGCGCATCAGGCTGAAGTGGACCCAGTCGTCGAACGGGCCACGGCCGACCAAGTAGAGACGGAAGGCGTCCAGCGGCGCCGGCCCGACTTGGACGCCCGGGCGCAACGTCGTCATCATGTTGGCGAAGTGCCCAAGTTGGTGCCAGCCGCTGTCGTCGAGGCCGTGGAGGACGTACTCCCGCGGGTCGATGTCGACGCGGGGCACGGAGGGGAACTCCCGCTGGTCGATGTCCACGCAGGGCACGGAGCGCCAGACGTTCCTCCACCGCCGGGACAGCGCGGTCGTCTGCACGGCCTGCCGGGAACCCAGGAACGACAGGATGCCCTGCAGGAGGCAATCCGGCAGGTCGCCCAGCCGGTCCACGCATGACCGGGATGAcgacgaggccgccgccgccgccgcctccatgatcGATCTGCAGACAGATCGTGCCTAATCGGGAAGGGAATAGATTTGGAGCCGGGGTTTATAGAAGAAACGTTCGAGGAGAATACAGGTCGCCGAGCGGGGAACATTATAatgagtaatgctacacgtacaaacgaGTTATAAGGTTTTATAAAGAAAATTAATTTGATTGGTCAATAGGTGGGGAGGCGGCCCACCCCCtttgaaaatcaggggggcaagtTTGTGATTGCGTGTAATTCTTTATATGTTTAACATTATTGCATTATAATATAGGGATTGTCTATATAACATCCAGATGTGACTATGTTTTTTTTCTTGACTGGAGCGCAAAAAAGAAAGGacgtcgataactgccacacgtgtggcaggaagggagacgcaccacacgtTTCTAATGCAAACAGATTgtcacgtcatcgcatgcatgcatgtaggaatctttttggatttttagtttttaaaatgttttatctcttaaacgaaaaatccgattgaagatccgttttcaccattaaatccctcgcgacgagatcttcgaaactagatctcatgttgatatgttttgatgaattttttttggattaaaagttgccatgtctattgcatatgaattgccatggcgtttacactgaagttgccatgatatgtttcagctattttcttatacatttaaaagtaattttgacatttataaaacggagaattaagaaactagacttgccatgaaccataaactaaaattgccatgatacatgcacgtaaaattgccatggttcataaaaaaaaataatttttatggttaaagtactggagttgccatcatcaaaatactaaaattgccatgatctacaaactaaaattgtcacatggcaactgcagtgtaaacatcatggcaacttctgggcaaaaaaaaactcgtcgaaacatatcaacatggagtctagttttgaagatctcgtcgagacggatttaatggtgaaaacggatttttactTCGCTTTTTTATTTAGAAGATACaatatttttaagccgaaaaccaaaaaaaattcctgatgatgtcatctattcatacgtggcaaaatgagtagTGATTGAggtgtgtgggcgatgtgcaaatgcccacacgtgtgggcgttagcttTTTCCAAAAGAAATGTAAGTGACACAGTGCAGGAATTGAACTCCAAGCCTCATCGTGGGGAACAAGAGCTCCAAATCCAACCGAAAGCTTTTTTTTTGCGCTGGTAGAAGAATTTTTATTCCAAAGGTACAGGGTTACAGTCACGAGGCAAGAGGTCCTCAACACACGTGGACCTCGACCCAGCCATACAGCAGTAGTACTCTCTGTACGGCTATACAGTGTCAAACGATCTGCTACCCTATTCTGCATACAACTGATTTTCGAGGGAATAAACTCTGTATCTACCATAAGAAAACAAATCTCAGCTACTAAATGTCCATAGGCTGATCTAGATAAGCTGTCGCCAGACAGGGCGGAAAGGGCGACAAAAGAATCCGACTGAACAATGACAGGGAGATCACAGTGCTGGATGGCCAGAGCCATCCCTTGCATTAACGCATGCAACTCCGCTTCCAACGCTTCATTACAGTTAAAGATGCATCGGTACGCCGAGAAGATCACACTCCCATCATGTCTCCTTAGTACCATCCCTGCCGCTGCTGATCCATCAGATTGAAGAAAAGCTCCATCAACAGATAAGGCCACCTTCCCCGGTGGTGGCTTCGGCCAGGGGTGGACTATAACCTCCTTCTGTGCAGCTGTCGGCGCCTCGTTCCGCATAGACATCTTCCCTTTGATAATTTTATCGGTGGAATATTTGGTGCAGAGATCTAATGATTGCATATAGCTCTGCAAATATGAAGCTGATGTAGCCACCGACTGCACCTCCTTGCCGTGTACAAGATCCGACCGGAGAGACCATATACGCCAAATCAGCATAATCACACACGCCCTCATATATTCATCACAATTTGCTAACACATTAAGAAGCCAGTCTTGCCCTGTGTCCTGCAGCAGATCGCGGCTCGGCAAGCTCCAAACCATCCGCATCTGTTGCCATAGTTGCTGCGCATGATCACATGTGACTAGGGCATGGAACGGGGACTCCTTTTCCTTCGCACACAGAGGGCAGGTATCTCGTGTAGAGATATGCCGATACTTTTTGCAGGCGTTTGTTGCAAACGCCCCCGAAACAACCTTCCACGCCGAAATCCTCATCTTGAGGGGTACCTTGGCTGCCCAAATGCACTGCCAGATCAGCCTATCCCCAGCTGAGCTGCTGCTCGTCGCGGGTGTACTACCCGGGTCGACGCTAAGCGTTGCGAGTCTGTAAGCACTCCTCACAGAGAATCGTCCGCTCCTCTCCGGGAACCACGCAATGAAATCTTGGCCATTCCTTGGTAAGGTATGGATTTTAAGAATTTCCCGTACGTCCATGTCCCAAAAATGTTCTCGCAACCTTTGTTCATCCCAAGCACTTGTTCAGTTAAGAAATCCGCCACCCAATTAGGTCTACAATTGCGCTTTGGTGTGATTGGCCGGAAATTATGACCCCTCGGAATCCAAGCATCTCTCCAAGTTCTAATCAATGTCCCGTCCCCCACACGCAAAATGATGCCTTTCTTCACCAACTTGAGGCCATGTACAATCCCCTTCCAAACTGCAGACGAGCTGGTAGGGAACACTATATCCAATAGATTACCATGAGGGTAATATTTGGCTCTAAGAAGTCTCGCACACAGGCTATCTGGGCAATCCAACAAACGCCACGCCTGCTTAGCAAGCAGGGCATGATTGAATGCTCTCATGTCACGGAAGCCCATGCCCCCCATAGATTTGGGAACCACCATCTTCTTCCAACTTAGCCATGCCATCTTTCTCTTACCATTCTCCACCCCCCGCCAATATTGCCTCATCATCCTTGTCAAGTCATCACAAACAGACGAAGGCAGCCTGAAGACACTCATAACATATGTAGGGATGGCCTGTGCAACAGCCTTAATCAAGATTTCCTTGTTCCCCACAGAAACAAACTGTTCACTCCAATCTATCAACCTTGCTCTCAATCTCTCCTGAAGTGTTTCGAATTGTCCTTTGTGAACTCTTCCTTCTGGCACCGGTAAGCCCAAGTATTTGGGCTCAAAGACTTGCTGGGACACTTCCAATATGCCTTTTACCTCATCCGCCACCACCGCATTACAATTGTCAGAGAAGAGGATGGAACACTTTTCGGGGTTTATAAGTTGACCCGTCGCTGAAGTGTAAGTGTTCAACAAACCGTTGACAATGCTAGCTTGCTGGCTCGACGCCTCAAAGAACAATATTGTATTATCATCCGCAAAAAGCAAGTGAGATATCTCCGGAGCACCTCGACATATGGTTACTCCCCTTAATTCACCACTCTCAACAGAGCTGGTAATCAGAGAAGACAAGGCGTCagcaacaaaaagaaaaagaaatgggaCAACGGATCACCTTGTCGCAGCCCCCTTGATGGGGAGAAAACCTTAAGCAACTTCCCATTGAATTTCACAGAATATGTGACTGATTTTACGCAAGCCATCATCCAGTTGATCCATGTTGCAGAAAAACCCCATCTGTGCAAGGCCTTCTCTAGGAAGTCCCAATCAACCCGGTCATACGCCTTAGACAAGTCCAACTTGTATGCACACGCAGCCGGGTTATTATTCTTCAGATACTGAATATGATTGATACACTCAAAAGCTATGATCGAGTTATTGGAGATAAGACGGCCCGGTATAAAGGCACTTTGGTTTTCAGAAATTAGTTCCGTCAACAGAGGCCGTAGCCGGTTCACCAAACACTTAGACACAATCTTGTAGATCACGTTACACAAACTTATTGGACAAAAAtccttgagctccttaggaaacgGAACCTTCGGGATTAGTACAATAGCCGTATCATTCACACCCTCCGGCATGACTCCTGTATTAAAAAAACTCCATAACTGCCGTTGTAATCTCGCCCTTCATAACAGCCCAATTACGCTAATAGAATCGAGTAGGGAACCCATCCGTTCCTGGTGCTTTTAGCGGTCCAATTTGGAACAGCGCATCAGACACCCCTTCCACCGTGAGCGGCCTACACAAGGCTGTGTTCATCTCATGTGTCACTTTCGGTATTATCCTCTCCAGGACCACTTGCGGGGAGAGGGTTAGATCCTTCGTGAACGCCTCCTTAATGTATGAGGTGGCCATCAACTCCATCTCAGAGGGGGACGAACACCACGTCCCATCAGTGCGCCTCAATCGCTGAATATAGTTGCGCCGCACGCGCCACACAGCCCGCCGATGGAGGTACGTAGTGTTCCTCTCACCTTCCTTGAGCCATGTAATGCGTGAACGCTGCAACCACAACATCTCTTCACGGTACAGTAACTCGTCCAGTTGAtacatattttttcttatggctgccCTGTCCGCATCTTGAAGCTGCAAGTCAGCTAGTTCAGTATGCAACTTTTCAATCTCGGACATGACATGGCCGAAATTTGCCTTGCTCCATGCCCGCAGACGCTGCATCATCTCCTTCAGGGCGTCTCGAAGTGACCCCAGATGCCCGTTTGGTTTACTCTTGCCCCAGCTTTCCGCAATCACTGCCTCGAGGCCAGGATGTCGTTCCCACATTATTTCATATCTGGATGCATTTTGATTGTGTCGTGGTTCTGCATGTGCTAGCCGCACCATGATGGGAGCATGATCGGAGCACGAGGACGCCAGATGCACCACTTGCGCAAACGGGAACAATTCCTTCAGAGCTTCATCCGCACATGCCCTGTCCAGACGAACACGAACGTTCCTCGTACCATGTTGTCCATTATCATATGTGAATGGGGCTCCTGAGAAGCCCAAGTCCATCAGTTCACAATCTTCCAAACAAACTCGGAATAGGAGCATTTGGCTCTCAGACCAAGGCGACCGAGAAAAGTGTTCATGTTGCCACATTGCTTCATTGAAGTCACCACACACCAGCCACGGTTCCGTCGAGGACGCCCGCAAGCTCGT
Proteins encoded in this window:
- the LOC123071269 gene encoding MEIOTIC F-BOX protein MOF-like; the protein is MEAAAAAASSSSRSCVDRLGDLPDCLLQGILSFLGSRQAVQTTALSRRWRNVWRSVPCVDIDQREFPSVPRVDIDPREYVLHGLDDSGWHQLGHFANMMTTLRPGVQVGPAPLDAFRLYLVGRGPFDDWVHFSLMRRPAAVDVHYAYGSAMNLPPFLSFSLDPACADITSRLTTLRLFGLSLADDFAEQIRDRCPVLESLHVESCVCCCHTIASPTLKTLAIVLTHHDYRSAPLLLVLPRLASLRLVLPFGSTHGYPVAIAPPENNVVQASLCISDTDGEELLGLGQPVTKYKRRFLKSMYHLLLQLPNVRNLVLSGFTTMALLRWKSQEFPLMQSLRTLLLDGCDVGANFFALTIILRNAPNLEGLRLHRCKSLDPPNRGKWKAELRRSCSIHCRPILAHGKKLESIEVKYRRADIPHMAKVLLEILMGTPKDVGKMVPTRGDVLRDRAPHKTIQLFGPGK